In the genome of Hevea brasiliensis isolate MT/VB/25A 57/8 chromosome 14, ASM3005281v1, whole genome shotgun sequence, the window GTCTCGGTATAGAAGTGTGATAAGTTAGTAGGGAAAGGAGTGAGAAGGTGGAGGAGAACATCTAATATATTGTGGAGGGAAGTGCTTTCAAAGGACTAAAGTGCATTGGATATTGATGTGGACTTTGTGTCTAATAGGGCTGAATGACGAAAGAGGATTCATATAGATAACTCCAACTAGTTAGAGATTAAGGATTAGTTGTTGTTTAGTGATAGAAGATTGTATTCTAGTAAAATAAATAGAACACACAAGTATTTAGCCCTTGGGGCCCATTACTGAGTATAATGGTAAGACTTTTGTGTGGATTAGCAATCACAAAGACGCAGTTACAGTTCCTGAAGCTAACACTTCACCCAAAGAAGCTAATGGGTAGGCTCACTAATTCTCTTGAGAACCCACTTTACTGAGACCATCAATTTTTATAGATATAGATATTTACTACTGCTAGGATTTGTTATTATGGTAATCACTGATGAAAGACTGACTGTGATCTAGAAGAGACGTGACTTGTGTAGCCAAAATATCATTTTtgtgaaaattttagaaattgcaATTCAACCTTTATAAAAATGCCTAAAGTTTGTAAATACAATCCTgaactaaaaattaattttaacccGAAGTGCATGCTAAGTAACTCAGCTCATAAACAAATTACTTTTGCTTTTTGAAAAAATTAACCCTATAGGACTTATGATTTGACTTGTTAAATAATGGAACTCTTTTCCCCCCTTTTTTGACATCAGTTAGAGGTCTGCAAAAGAACCTAAGCTGGCAAACATGTATTAGGTCAAATTAGCTAGCATTATCTCATGTCAGCATCATTATGCCTCTTGATGGAAGCTCTTATTTTACTTGATGATTAAGAGGACACCACTGCTTTGTTTGATTCCAACACCACCTATAAATACCTTATGGCACAGGCAAGTTTACAACTTCTACATTTGGACTTTTACATTTATGCCTGAGCTTGATGGGAGTATAGCTCCATGGTAGTATGAAAATCCTGGTTATTGTGATAGAACTTTATTTTTGGATGATGTAAGAATTCGGTGGACCCATTCAAAATTAATGCGAACCTTTAGAGCTGTACTCCATGCTTTattttttggttttcttgagaTACAAAATTAGGCATAAAACTTTAATCAGTTGCCTCTATGGAGGACTCCCATGTTACTTGCATGTGAATTTGGTCCATTTTGTAGAATTCCATGATTGGTTCTGGTGATACACTGATACTTTTCAAGCATATGCAGCAAGCCAGTGTTTTCAACGGAATTCACCAATGATCCATATCCTGCACCATCCCAAATTTATAATCCTGAAAGGGATGAAGTATCGTATTTTTCAAGTTATtcttaattataattttctgttTTAATCAATTCGTTGACAGGGAATCTGATAAAATGGATGAAGATTGTCCTAGCAGTGGGAAAAGACAATTGAAGTTGAGCAGTTTTGGTGTCACAACACCCAAAAGGAAAAGTGAAGAAATAGAATCAAGTGGTAAAGGACGttgcagatttttccaagctcgtAAACTTGAGCAGCTTGCTCAGTTTTAGCAAACTTCACCTCTTGTTTTATGTGATAGCTTTACTTTAAGGTTTCAACTACTCAGTACTGTTGTAGATTCAAATCAATGAGTCATTTGATTATTCCCATATGCAACTTTTAGTAATTAAATACAGATTGTAGAATCTTCTTGTGtttaagaaatgaaatttaaGTGGGTAAGCCATGTCCATATTTGAAAGATGATTActtttatccaaaaaaaaaaaaaaaaagatagattACAGAATTTACATTGTTATGTGAATGTCACTAGCTTTCATAAAATAGTGGCTTATATTATGATGGAATATAATGgaacaaaattatttaaaaaaaaaaaaattgttcccATACATTCCCTTAGATAAACATGCTCTAAGGGCTGAGGGCTTGAGAATCTAGCACACAATTTTCAGTACATTGGATTTGAAATCTTCAATGCCAGTGTTTGCCAGTTATAAAACACAGCTTCTGATGATGATCTGGGGGCTGGAAAATGACTTGAAAAAAACTTAAAGGCAACCTAACTATGATCTTGAATAAGAAAAAGGTAACTGCAACTTGTAGTTTCCAGTTCTGCAAAAACTTGCAGCTTCCATAACTGCAATTCCATGAGTGAAACACTGAAATCAAAAACCATGTATCGATTTTGATTCTAACTTTTTTATTTGCTAATTTTGATTTCATAATTAAGACTGACtttttttatcttaaaatttgaaaatagtaGTAATTAACGTAAGTTAATTGTAAATTATCTCGAATCTTACATATATATGTTCTCATTATGATTCAAAAACTATATAATAAAgctttctttgcttttacataTTACAGGAAGGCTACAAACAGGATCCCCAAATCGAATGTTACATAAATACAGGCCAACCGATCCATCATTTTCGGATGATGGATTAATCTATATTTTGCATCAAAATACTACATATAAATATGTGCAATAAGAGTAGTTAATGTGGTCATAATCATAGTGGGAAATTTTATGCAGTTCCTGTTGCAGTTAGCAGCATTACGGTGGCTGTTTCTGTTGCGATTATTATTAGCAGCACCAGCTACAATAACAGGGACAACTGCTGCGCCTGATTGTGAATTGCCATTGTCATTTCCAGTTTCAGTCCCACCAGTTGATCCACCACCATGTGCACCTGCCCCAGCTGACCGACCGCCACTTGTACCTCCATGGGCAAATTTGCTGCCATTTACTATACCACTTCTTCCACTGCTATCACCATCATCATTGATTTTGTCTTCATGTCTGCCTGTAAGTCCAACATTACGCTTCTGCAGAGAATCTATTATTGAATATTGTTAGTCTGCCTTGTTAAACAATAGGGTTATGAAAATGAATAATTTGGCCTAAGTATCAATGACAAGTCACAGAAAATCATGATATTGCAAGTCAGATTATCACAGAAGAAGTTATTAAGTTCATATTGAGTGTAAGAAATATTTCTCCACCTTTTGCATTGACAAATGTCTTAGTTATTGCTTTGAAAGTTTCAAAGTTCAGTATAGATAGCCAAACAATTTGCAAAACGAATTTGATTACGTAGTGATAATGTAAAGATTTTTATGTAGGAATCAAGAATTTGGCAACTTCCAAATGGGCATAATGAATGGATACCTTATAAGTGGCTAATGAAAATTGACAAAGTTAAAAAAGTTATTCTTATGCATCTTTTACAGTAAGAAATCCAAGATTTCAGAATATAAATAATTCATATTCGATAAAAAGCTTTCTTGATTTTCGTACAAATTTCACTTGACTAAGTTTCATTACTGTGAAGAACATTTGCTTAATGGCTAAAAAATCTCACAGAATCAAGAAAGTGACTCATTGAAAGTTTCGAATATAGTTCTTTAGCTATTAGGAATTTAGAATTTTACAAGAATTTAGTTCGATTCATATCTTTTTTGTCAATTTTCAtgtttgaaataaaaaatttaattctttttaatctttaaaaaaaatcattttcaaaGAAGTAGAAATCAAACATGACTGTGtaagaattcaattaaatttttttcttacaaATGATTTATTCCAACGAAGCCTTAAGCCTTAATAAAgcattaattataccattttctgCATGATTCTTCAGTGCATATCTAGGATCTTTCAAAACGCAGAAAAGAGGGAGTATCAGATTCAATCTCCTTTATTCTTTTTCATGAAGGGTCGtcatttttgtttgtttcttcaTTTGATTAATCAAATTAGTACTACTTTATTTCTTGAAGCCTTATCCATGCAAAGACAATCTAAATAATGCCGTGAAGAAAGCTGGTTATCTGCAAGTGAATAACTAtatactgaaacacaaaattcatGTGTCTTCTACCAAACTGCTACGCCATTTTTTTAAGTAGGAGATTGGGGATTCAAATCTAGCTCTGCTAGGTACGTATATGTCTTCACCCACTAAATCATGCCAGGCTAGGTCTATGAAACAAATTTACATAAAATATATGATACATGATATTAATCCTTTCTTGGCTATGTAATACAAGAAGTTTCTTCGAGTATCTGGATAAAATATATGAAACCCATAAATTTTTTTGACTTTCTGATGGAAAGTTATGTCTACAATTGAGCTTAAAGTAAGAAAATTGGAGATTTTCAGAGAAGCAAAACAAGAATACCTGAAACAAAGGCCTTGTGAAGTGGAGATGAAGAAGCTAACAAATGCAAGCAGTTGAAGAGTATGAGAAACAACAACACCATCTGTTCAATTCCCATTTGGCGGACTACAACTGAAAAGAGAATGGCTTCTCCAAAACCTCCTTTTTAGAGTCTTTTGTGTATATTTGTCTCCCTATCAAAATGATACCTATAGCTATAGGTGTCTTTGGgcaagttatcttatatatatatacttaggAAAAAGCATTGAAGTTGAAGAACTCCTGAATTGTTTAAAATATTATCATATATACAGTAGAAAAAGCGCgttaaaaaacttttaaatttgttggcatttttACTATTAAGTCCCTCaacttaaattttttatatttttgaaacttTAGACTTCTCAATTTAGTGCTATTTGCAAGAACCAGCTTCAGATAAGATGTAATTAAGTTAAAGGTAAATTATTTTTAAGTCTCTAAATTATgtcaaaattaataatatattttctgatttttaaaaattaatgatttaatatcTATATTTTGACTccatcaaattgaaaagaaaaatacactaTTTTTAAATATGGACAGAGAGACTTTTAGTTTGATAGAGTCAAAATATTGAGattaaatcattaattaattttgaaaaattagagaaCAAATATATTAATTTTGGCATAATCCAAAAGTATGAAAAAGTAATTTATTCTTTACTTAAATGTAAACATTATACAACTAAATcctatatatttaatattaaaatatgcaATTTTTATGATTTGTTTAATAAAATTACATTAGTTTTTCATATCTAGTTGTTAAGAACAAATGTTCAAGAAtttaaaaactcaaaaattttggtAGTTAATGGTGTATTGTTTCAATAAAACACAAATTTCAGTTGAAGGATTGAACAGCAAAAGCTAATAACACTTAGGGGCTTGATAATGACTTTTGCATATAATATGAAATGTTAAGTAAAGTACACAAGATAAACttgtctttttctttttcttttctcctaaGTAACCTTATCAAAGAAATACTTTATAAAGCAAAAATCATCAAATTATGGGACAAATGTCTCATACTTTCTCATTGTGGATTGGTTACACCCACTTGTCTTTCTGGGCCATTGATGAGTCATGAAGGTAAGAGTTTCTGATTATCTTTGATTTGGCTTTtgagattttttatttattttttatttatttttaagattTATCCGCTTTTTGAGAAGGCGAATTATTGAACCCATATTAAGGTTGTCATCAAACGAAATttcatggaaaaaaaaaagaatgaatgaTGTGTAGATTTAGGGTTTAGACCAATGTCTTCCACCCATTTGTTTTTCAGTTCAGCCACAACCTTAGtgcataaaattttttttaagtagatttaatttatcttattatttataaattaaattaataaaattattttataccaatataattataaatatataatttaataaagtTATTCTCTAGATAATAAATTTACTTTTCTTTTTgtacatataaaataaaataattttaattgagatttaaattaaaaatcttataattttaagcTCAGCTAAAATTTAATTGGTTATCTTCATGCACAGACAATCAGTATCACATTCAAAAATTTctaaaatcctttttttttttctttctttcttttccataTCCAGTTCATGGTGAATGGCTTTAGTACAAATATCACGAAATGTGAAATATTATTGGTCCGACCATGTAACTTTATTCATGACATTAACAATACTTGTCGTTGCCTTATTCTTATTTATCTTTCTCCAATCTCTAAATTCTGTTAACATTAgtcatccatatatatatatatatatatatattccattaACGGAAGGTGGGCAAAGCTGTTCAATTTAATAAAAATGAATCCCATTAATAAAGGCCATGTTCGGTAATACTAGTTATTttagtaataattaataattttaatagttGTCAGTTGTTTTACTAGCTGTTAACTGTTAATTGTAGAAATATACAGTTTTCAATTTAAaccaaaaatcgaatcgaaccgaattaattcaatttaatttttcagtcaattcggtttgattcaattttttatttatttacttttgatTTTTAGTTCGGTACGGAAGGTGGGCAAAGCTGTTCAATTTAATAAAAATGAAGCCCATTAACAAAGGCCATGTTTGGTAATACTAGCTGTTTTAGTAGCAGTTAATTATTCTAATAGTTATCGGCTGTTTTGCTAATCGTTAACTGTTAATTGTAGGGATATGCAGTTTTTGgtttaaactgaaaaattgaattgaaccgaattaattcagttcaattttttagtcaattcggtttgatttagttttttatttatttcatttcaatttatagtCCGGATCAGTTTTTTAAatgaaaaaccaaaaaaaaaaccgaatcaaccaatatatatatatatatatattaatattaatcaaACCATTAAATCCTTAACCTTTATTCTTTCTCATAACTTGACCCAGATAGTTTCTCTCCCTCTCAGTATCGCTCACTCGATGCTCATCCCTTCTACCGTTCTCTTCCTCTCATTTCTCGAATCCTTCTCCCTTTTGGCACTCACCTTTTGCCACTAATCTCACTTATCGTTTAGTTGCTCTTTGGTACCATTGTGCAATCTGGCTCGTGCAAGCAGCCTAGGTCCCTCATTGTGGTGGCTTAAGTCATTAGTCCTCATCCCTCACTGCTCCAAACTCAAAAGTGAAATCCTTCTCTCACCTCTAGGTATGGTGGTTTGTGTAAGATCATAGGTCTCGATCCTTCGTTGTCTGGTTATTGAAGAATGCTTGCATGTTGAATCTGTGGTGGTTTCTATTTGTGGTAAGCTAGCAGCCCCATTCCTAGCAATCAATGGATCTGTAATTGTAAATACTCTTCATTTCTTTGTGGATTTTCTTGTTTTATGTATATTTTTTTTTGGTGTTTAGTTGTTAATATTTGCTGGGTGTTGGGTTACTTCTAGATTGTGTAATATATATTTATTGGAGGTAACAATATGATGAAATTAACTGAAAATTTTTTGTTTATGGTTactaatttattttgattttgttgATGTGTTTGAATATTATTGATTGTTCTTGTAATTGGAAGAGTGGCATTTTGCATTTAGGTATTGCATTTgggcatttttttttattgttcttGAAATTGGAAGAATGTCAATTTGAAATTTTGCACTTTGTATGAATGCTGGGTATGTTTGCTTCTTGGAAAGAAATCGCATCATTTATTGTTAGGATTCTACTCAAAATCGATTGAACTGAATCGAACTAAACTAATTTAATTTtgtttggtttggtttggttatCTCTTTAATTTAGTTTGGTTCAGTTTTAGTTTTTATTGAAATTCAGTTTTTGGTTTTTTAAGTTTGGTTTGGTTCGGAACCAAACTGACCATTTGCATACCCATAGTTAGTGGTTTGTTGTTTATATAGTGGTTTAGACTCTATTTGGCAATATTAACTATTCTAGTAGTTGTAAACTATTTTAGTAGCAGTTAGTTATTTTACTAATTTTTAACTGTTAGATATAAGCTGTTAGTAGTTAGTTGTTTAGATAGTAATTTAAAGCATAAGTGCTCGATAAAAGCAGTCATTGAATTAgctattaaatgtaaaaataatggCATCATCTTGTTGACCTTAATCAATATGCTCCTTCAACTTCTAAAAGTTAGTAGATAACTTTTTATAAACCAATCCCTTAACCTCTAAACACTAGTATAAACACTATAccactaaaaaatataaataagagatAATGTTTTGACTAGAGTTAAAATACTAAATGCTACTCAAAAGATATTACCGGATAGGGCCTTAAAGCAAAAGTGttcgataaaaataaatattagattagctattaaatgtaaaaatagtgtATCATATTTTTAACCGTAGTTAAAATAGGTGTAGTATTTTTTACTCTAGTCAAAACACTATGTAATTACCCAAGCTAACAGCATTACCAGCATTAGGGATCAAGTTAGCTCAAGGCTGCTGTAAACCATAGCAAGCATAAAGACCTATTTTACATGAATATATTCCTGTATCTCACAATCCAAGCATACTCCAAACCATtacattttagtttttttttttcattcataacaTAACATAAAATGGCTCAAAATTTGAACATTTACATACGTGAAATCACTAAAGTGTTATTAGATTGTACATACATACTTACATGAGGAGTTAGTGTAGATTTTAGACACACATAATTACATCACTCATATATATAATAAAACATCTATCAAAACTTGGATACTATCACAGTAACTATTCTTTTACATATTACATGTCCACTAATCATACAATATACACAAAAACATTCTATAGCTACTCCTGCTGCTCAAGCTCCTAAAGGACTCTACTATTCCTGAACTCCTACACCTAGGGTTAAGGGAAAGGGGTGTGATTACACAAGCTCAATGACTAAACTAACCAAAatatttcattttatatatatgcaatgcatcatccaTATGAGTTTCACATCATAAGCATTTCACGTAAATGGACTTGTCAACAGTGACTCCTCCATCCAATGTGTTCGACTTATATAGAGGCTCAtaaggactttcacttaatacagAGACTCCTCAAGACTTTCACTGATAACATAACATGCGTCATGCACCAAGAGGCATCTTAAAAGCCTTCTCTTGGAttttatgtgtaacacccctattggtatagcctggtatatttcactgttccggagaccggtgtcggtccggacaattaatgggattagggccacacttaagacaatttgagaagccataaacacaaataattagtaatgtttaattggttaactataaataagaaaaacagaacataagaggttaaacgagccgagagtcacagcgatgagtgacctcctcgggaacgactgtgaagtcgttttaaactcaaattttgaaccgtaaagtgagccattgcggtccttaggacccttataaacacagtggaaaagagaaaatcacgaaaaagaactgttaagccagtcaaataattaggtcagggagccggaagaaatattggattatttgcaaaccgggatgaaccggcgaagggcaatttggtcaattgaccccgagagctgactcctgacctaactgccaataaaatcggagaaaagaaaatttcggaatcgagaattaaattaaagaactaatagaaaaaaaaataaatagaaaaaaaaagaaaaagatggaaaagtcaaagttgatgacatcattaatgatgtcataaacaaatttattaaattatttattaaattagatttttggtcttctttaagtgataaagatgaaagaaaataaaagaaaaaaaaaaaaacaaaaaaagtcttcttccttcctttggttgccgcctcccatttccctctccctcaccatgattaaaacctccattgaagccatcTAAATCTTCCCTTAAACCCTAAATCTTTCCATGAAATCTTTACATCCCCTAACTAAAACTTGTATTTGAACTTTGATAAGAAGGTTGGGAGcaaataaatcaagcaaagttgaagaattggatagacaaattctgctcacttaaggtaagctaatccaacttctctttttagtatatatgatggatttagggtagaaatgaatgagattatatggagaaattgaaaaatattgtatgtttaggaagagagggaatttcagccagcattGTGAAGAGTGTAATTTGCATGGCTTGATTGGCTTGAATAGGAATATGAACCTTAATGAGTTAAGTGATGATAGTTAAGGGCATTgaaatggttaaatgcaagagttagtgagattagggtttcaatgctagggtttatgaaccaaaatttggagaaatgcataaatggcatgtttaacctattgtgaaatgaaataatggtcaattatgaccaaataagttgtgtgggaattgttggaataaaaatcaaattcgtaggtccaatggtcatgctgctggcagcatgaccaaacccagtttgaaggaccaaaactcaaattttacaagcctaattgatatgctaccaattggggatgaaaatagacataaaatagcacaattttcattaaggaaccatggccaaaaactgaccaaaacttggtgaaacaattgaccaaagtgaaatgagagcaggctgccactgcaccaaactgaccaaatgaacagtaactgttcatttggtcataactcgagttagacaggtcaaattgacctgaaatttggccaggggttagagggcatatagacctaaaactttcatgaagaacatcaccccaaattatgccattaacccattcaaattattgagcaaagttgagttaccaaacctgcaactctgcagattttcagttgagcagtaatgtttggatggctataactctttctaggaaactcggatttaggcgattcttgaaccgatggaaacctaagacatagtagaacatttcatctgaagaaagttagaccaaattatgaacttaacttgatcaaattactgaccaaagttggatcaaaatctgccagaacccaagataccagtatgagcgattgcgtgaacagtaaacttattttggccataacttgagctacaaaactccgattgaggtgatccaaaaatgagaatacacttaagacaataaggaacattttctatgaaggaagttttgtcaaattacaacagtagatcgaccaatggaacagtgcaacttcggagcaccaaaaccgaaaattggcaattttgccaaaatgacctaagctttaaaaaaatggccaaaaccaacaagtttggtgaccaaaatgtgttatgtgggtgaagttggagttcccatacctattaatccttaaaaagtcaacaatttgacttgaatagtgtagtgaatagtaacccgaaacacaaaaacttcgagaacgtcgaatttaacacaatagaactagttaaagtgaagttaaatttatttttggacttatgttaagttatggtactgaaacactatgaaattgtgtgtttcagctgaaaaagacttggaaggcttCGGagagagtcaaggcctag includes:
- the LOC131173440 gene encoding uncharacterized protein LOC131173440 → MGIEQMVLLFLILFNCLHLLASSSPLHKAFVSDSLQKRNVGLTGRHEDKINDDGDSSGRSGIVNGSKFAHGGTSGGRSAGAGAHGGGSTGGTETGNDNGNSQSGAAVVPVIVAGAANNNRNRNSHRNAANCNRNCIKFPTMIMTTLTTLIAHIYM